The stretch of DNA GCTGAGATTGAAAAAACAAGCAGGAATGGAAACAGTACCTTCTGGGCAAGCGGAAGCTTAAAATAGCCTGCAAATAAATTTGAAAGAACAGCCTTTGGATCAAGCGTTGGTGCCACAAAACCTCATTAATGTAATCAAACTTGTGTTCGGATAACTTCTTCGTATGCTCGGATAATCTTGCCACGAATTGCTGACATAAGTTGGAAAGCTACGTCGGCCTTCTCAAGGGCTACCATCGCACTATGCGGTGTTACCCCATCTTTCTTCAGAGTTAAGCCCTCTATCTGTTGGTCAGCTTCGGTCTGCATCTCATTGACCTCCTTGAGTGCGTTCTCAAGCATATCAGCGAAACCACCGCCCTTCTCCGACCCAGCTTTCTCTGTAGATTTTGGAGAGATCTCCTTAATCTCTGGAAGCTGTTGAAATGACCCCTGTATTCCCTGTATCGACATAATTCTCTACCTTCTAAGCTTGCGTCAGAATCCTACTAGCCTCGTTTTGCATACTACGGGCCGTCTCTACCGCCGTAACATTTGCTTGATACAGCCGACTCGCTGACATCAGATCTGTCATGGTCGTAACTACATTAATATTCGGATAAGCAACGTACCCCTGCTGGTCAGCGTCCGGATGTCCCGGTTGATAGACAAGGCGCGCAGGCGCGCTATCTTCTACTACCGCTGAAACCATCGGTTTTTTAAGTGTCATTCGTTCTAGGGAGTCGGAAAAGCTTCCAGGAATATCCTTGGCAACCTGCACAACGTCCCTGCGTTTGTACGGTCCACCCTCTGGGGTGTTAGTTGTCTCAGCGTTTGCGATATTGGAGGCGAGTACGTTTACTCGCAACCTAGCTGCAGCCATTCCACTTGCAAGAACCTCAAGAGCATTAAACATAGCTTACCTTCCATCCCGTATCGCCGTGCGAAGTAATCCGATCTGCCTTCGGATTAACCGCGCTGCGTTTGTATAGTCACCGCTATTTTGAGCTAATCGCCCCATCTGCAGATCTATATCTACGTTATTGCCATCGGCCTTGGTTGTTCCGGAGGCGTCATCTACAAATCCAGCCGATTGATTGTTAGCTATCTCCATATGTCTAGAGTCGGTGTGCGCCATCCTGCCACTAGTTTGAGAGAATGCTTTCTCAAGCTCCTTACCGAACGTCACCTCGACTGCGCGATACTTCGGCGTTTCGGCGTTTGCAACGTTTGCGGATATAGCCTGGTTTCTCTTCCAGCTCAGATCCATCGCCTTGTTCAGGCCAGTCACGGTACGGTCAAAGATTGAGTCAATAAAACGCATATAATCACCTCTGCTGAGGCTTGCGCTGCAAGATGTATGCTAAGGTGGCACACAGTACTATCGATATGTTAGGTCGGTTTTGGATGTCAATTGTGTGACATCCTGCGTGATTACCCCGATTTGCTGCGCTAATCGACCCCTGAGGGGTTATGCTAGCGCTGAACGCGGGTAAAGCTAACGGGCAGGGGCACAGCCCGTGCCTCCTTTACTATTCTGTAAAATCTCCGTTGCGATACGCTTGAGAGCCTCTTGGGGGACAAACGGCGCGGCGCTGGGAGTATAGCAGCAAGGGCCGCGGACTGCTCGAGGGTTAGCTGCTGTGCAGAGCAATTAAAATAGTGTTGAGCAGCGGCTTCAATACCATAGATGCCCTCGCCCCACTCAATCACGTTAAGGTATATCTCAAGGGTTCGCCGCTTGCCCCATACAACCTCGGCAAGCGGAGCCATTACGCCCTCTATTATCTTTCTGATATAGCTGCGTCCGGGCCATAGAAATACGTTTTTTACTGTCTGCATCGTTATGGTGCTTGCGCCACGCGGCTTCATACGAGCATCGGAGTCCTCAAGTGCTGCCCCAACTGCCGAGAGATCGACCCCCCAATGCTCCATAAATCGTGCGTCTTCGGCTGCTACAACGGCCTGTTGAACCTGCAGCGGGATCTTATTCAAGGGGAGCCAGCTCCACCCACGAAGCATCGGTTTGTCGTTC from Pseudomonadota bacterium encodes:
- the fliE gene encoding flagellar hook-basal body complex protein FliE, with amino-acid sequence MSIQGIQGSFQQLPEIKEISPKSTEKAGSEKGGGFADMLENALKEVNEMQTEADQQIEGLTLKKDGVTPHSAMVALEKADVAFQLMSAIRGKIIRAYEEVIRTQV
- the mtgA gene encoding monofunctional biosynthetic peptidoglycan transglycosylase — its product is MLTSYPRSKRSKLKPRSKRDYIISVIKRVFLVTASLWVVSVLILRFVNPPITPLISIRAVEYLLNDKPMLRGWSWLPLNKIPLQVQQAVVAAEDARFMEHWGVDLSAVGAALEDSDARMKPRGASTITMQTVKNVFLWPGRSYIRKIIEGVMAPLAEVVWGKRRTLEIYLNVIEWGEGIYGIEAAAQHYFNCSAQQLTLEQSAALAAILPAPRRLSPKRLSSVSQRRFYRIVKEARAVPLPVSFTRVQR
- the flgC gene encoding flagellar basal body rod protein FlgC, whose amino-acid sequence is MFNALEVLASGMAAARLRVNVLASNIANAETTNTPEGGPYKRRDVVQVAKDIPGSFSDSLERMTLKKPMVSAVVEDSAPARLVYQPGHPDADQQGYVAYPNINVVTTMTDLMSASRLYQANVTAVETARSMQNEASRILTQA
- the flgB gene encoding flagellar basal body rod protein FlgB; this encodes MRFIDSIFDRTVTGLNKAMDLSWKRNQAISANVANAETPKYRAVEVTFGKELEKAFSQTSGRMAHTDSRHMEIANNQSAGFVDDASGTTKADGNNVDIDLQMGRLAQNSGDYTNAARLIRRQIGLLRTAIRDGR